From a region of the Mauremys mutica isolate MM-2020 ecotype Southern chromosome 12, ASM2049712v1, whole genome shotgun sequence genome:
- the LOC123346957 gene encoding olfactory receptor 6N1-like, with the protein MFQVIYMATVAGNTLIVVLVVADQHLHTPMYLFLGNLSCLETCYSSTILPRLLASLLTGDKTISVSGCFTQLYFYGSLGCTECYLLAAMSYDRYLAICKPLHYSTLMNSRVCLQLAAGSWLNGFLAITIFVLFLLQLIFCGPNEIDHFYCDSILLMELSCSDTHQVILLDFILVSVFTMPPFLLILISYVCIITTILRIPSTSGRQKAFSTCSSHLVVVTIFYGSIMIVYLLPKHDTLRDLNKVVSLCYTVLTPLVNPLIYSLRNREVKEALCKAVSKYVAFTETCRDCKRIT; encoded by the coding sequence atgtTCCAAGTGATCTACATGGCAACCGTGGCTGGGAACACCCTCATCGTGGTGCTCGTTGTGGCTGAccagcacctgcacacccccATGTACCTCTTCCTGGGCAACTTGTCCTGCCTGGAGACCTGCTACTCCTCAACCATCCTGCCCAGGTTGCTGGCCAGTCTGCTGACTGGGGACAAAACTATCTCAGTCAGTGGCTGCTTCACACAACTGTATTTCTATGGTTCTCTGGGATGTACAGAATGCTATCTCCTAGCagcgatgtcttatgatcggtatttagcaatatgtaaacccctgcactATTCAACTCTTATGAATAGCAGGGTTTGCCTCCAGTTGGCTGCTGGGTCATGGTTAAATGGTTTTTTGGCTATTACCATCTTTGTCTTATTTCTATTGCAGTTAATATTCTGTGGCccaaatgaaattgaccatttctattgTGATTCCATCCTACTGATGgaactctcctgcagtgacacccaCCAAGTCATATTGCTGGATTTCATATTAGTCTCTGTATTCACCATGCCACCATTTCTACTAATCCTGATATCCTATGTGTGCATCAtcaccaccatcctgagaatcccttccacctctgggaggcaaaaggccttttccacctgctcctctcacctggttgtggtgacaattttctatggATCCATAATGATTGTGTACCTGCTACCGAAACATGATACACTGAGAGACCTGAACAAAGTGGTCTCTCTTTGCTACACGGTCCTGACTCCCCTGgtaaaccccctcatctacagcctgagaaacagagaggtcaaggaagccTTGTGCAAAGCAGTCAGTAAATATGTGGCTTTCACCGAAACGTGCAGAGACTGCAAGAGAATAACTTAG